The following is a genomic window from Chrysemys picta bellii isolate R12L10 unplaced genomic scaffold, ASM1138683v2 scaf141, whole genome shotgun sequence.
aagtcatgtccctgctttgtgcctcagtttccccctgctcTTCATGTGCCTGCCctaattagattataaactcattGGGGCCAGGACTGTCTCCCCATAGGTGTGTGGGGTGCTCACAGGTGCGAGTGTGATACAAGTGACTATACAGATCCATGCCCAGTTTTCCGGGTCTCGTTCCTGCTTCAGACGGAGTGATCCCGACACTCACTGAGCACCTAGGGTCAGGTTCATTCTATTCTacagtgagacccaaaggagtgaCTCTACATCTGGCGCTTCTCAGGTCACACCCAGAGTCATGGCTCATCCAGGATCCCCACCCCAGGGTGAGTTCAGCTCCTCTCTGCCATTGCTCACTCCCTCTCCCGCCGGCCCTCTCACTGATGTCCCCCAAATCTCTCTTCCTGGCACAGGACAGAAGCCCCCCGACAACCTTCTCTGAATTCAGGAGACCCTCGCTCCGGTTCCACAGCATCCCTTCCCCTCGGCCACCCTACCTTTCGCTCTGTGCTGCTTCCAGAAGCAGTAACTGGCCAAGAGGCTGAGAAAAACCACACCAGCCAGGGTCACCGAGAGAGCCAGCTGGCAGGGAGAGGTCCTTGGGAGGAACACATCTGCAAGGCAAAGTTGCATTGATTTGAACCCAGACAGAGTGgatgtggcagcagcaggagtgagGGGAGCCTGCAGCATCCTGCAGTGGTCTGGGAGGATCTCACAGGCATCTTTGGTCAGGCTTTTGAGAGATGAGAAGTGGCTCCTCCCATGAGGCTGACGGGAGCCCAAGCTTTGGCCTGGTCACTGAACTTGGCTAGGCCCTGGCTACACTGCAGATAGGCCGTCTGCTGTGAGAGCTTCTGTTCTGCTGGGGCCGAGCACGCTGGCCGTGCTGGGCTTGGACCTGCTCACGTCTGGCCTTAGGGGTGGGCCGCCTGGGAGACTGCCCAGGGCACTGTCAGAGGAGCTCGCTGCCAGCCAGCACGAGAGCACAGCAAACTCCCAGAGGCACCGTGTGAGGGGCACCAGatttctcctgcttcctcctggcagaGGAAGGTGGTGGAGCCGCGATGCACAGATACTGCTTGTGCCCCCTACATTCTTCCGTGCCCCCTagggggctgtgtgggagggggcagagcaaggaacagTGCCAGggccccctgcatccaggtcactttccccatctgggctgtgctgtggggcatcaggagctgctgctctctgctctccccataCCCAGCCCAGGGGAGGAAGGTGActtggatgcagggagccctgacattactcctcgctcccccctcacagccccccagggggcacgAGGAGCAATGCGAGCGAGGAGTTGGAGAGGGgagcgagcagcaatgccagctgccccttgcatccaggtcactttccccacctgcgtGCATGAAGGGAGTGCAGGGGCTAAGAAAGAAGGGATgcaaaagggggctggggagaagggggtgcaggggttggagCACAGGTGTGTTGCTGAGGTTAGGGGTGAAGGGGgtacagtgcaggggttggggtgcaggatgggagtGCAGGGCTTAGCTGCAGAGGGGGTTCAGAAAGGTTTAGCAGGGAATGTGGaataggagaagagaaggggtgCAGAAGGTGGTTGGGGACAAGGGGCGCAAGAGAGTTAGGGGAGAAGgcggcacagtgcaggggttggggtgcaggaggggagtacAGGGGGATAGGGAAGAAGGGGTGCAGTAGGGAGTTGGGCAGAAGGGCTGCAGGGGTTAGGGACACAGGATGGGGTTcagaggttggggaaagggggaaagGGCAGGGATTAGAAGAGAAGGGTTCAGAAGGGTTTAGGGGAGAAGGGGCACAGggagatggggagaagggggagcaggaggggttggggagatGGGGTTTTTCATTAGTATTGTTATTGTGTATTTTACAaatagtttcacacacacacacacacacacacacgtctcagATTAGAAGTGTGAAATCCCACTCAGTTTGATCAGTGAGCACCACCTCTCAGCTACTCGGCACTAGCACAAGATGGGTCCATCTCCCCCCGTCTGCCTggttccctccttcccttacTCTAGTCTTGGAGCATGCAGAAACCGAAGTAAGGGCAGCAACACACCCTCTGCCATGCCTCCCTTATTactgcgctgctgctgtcggGGGCACTGCCGTCAGAACTGGGCACCCCAGCCAGCAcccgctgctctctggctggcCAGCCAGGGCTACATTCTGAGCCCCAGAACCTCgttcaatacaaattaagcactgggaagaggcagtgggaccctggggctgtggggagccggGAGAGCCTGTgaaggccaggggcaatgggagggCAGCCACAGGGGTTGGGGCAATAGGGGGTCACTGCATCCATAGGGGCCAGAGTGCCAAAATACAAGgtcacccagggtgccattttcccaaaGGCTGGCCCTGGACCTGCTATGTGCATCGTTGCTGTTCTCTCTTGGCCGAGACGGGGGTTGAGGACAGAGCAGGACAGGTTCTGGTTCGAAGCGTCTCTTATAACAGCAGCAGTGTGAGTATCAAACAGCCGGTCAGCCTGCTGGGATATTTTCTCCATCACTGGTGCTAGTCGCTGCCCGCTGAGGTCTCTCCACAGCACTTGGGGCTTCGGATACCATCCGGCCGATTCACACACCACGTGGATCCCTCCATCCTGATATCCATCGACAGAAAGGTGAGGGGTGGAGCCCAGGCCTGGAGGGGAATGGAGTGAACCTGTGTCATTGCTATACCCTGGGCCCACCAGAGAACTGCTCTGGTGCAGACTGGAGTGTGGGCCTGTGGCAGTGGGAGTCCCAGCGATGTAGCAGTGTCCTCCCTCACCATGAGGTTACACATACAGATCTACCACATCTCACACAAAGCGCCCGTCACTCCCTGTGGCCGCACGGACCTCACGGTATCCATCCCACAGTTCATAGACACGGCGCTACCTAGAGTTTTTCCatcagctcccggaagcagaggCCTCAGGGAGATTTCCACAAACTCTCTCAGTGCCCAAGGAAATTGTGGGAGAAGGGGTCACACTCCCTGGGATGAGCAGCCGCATCTGGGGCATGTCCCCTGGAGTTCAGGGGAAACAGGTGGGGCCTGATCCTTGCTCAGACAGATGCCCCAGCAGCTGAGGGGTGGAGAAGCTGGACATGGAGCTGCTTACTCCAGTGGGTATGAGGAGTTGGCAGGCAGGTGCATCAATCCCATTAACAGCAGGCCTCGTTCCCTAGCGCTCCGGTGCCTTTCCTGTGAGAGGTGACTAGTCTGAGCACACCggaactgtgggggtgggggtgagacacACCATTGACCAGTGCTCACTGGTGCTGGGAAGGGCAAACAACAGCCCGTGCTACTGACCAGCCACCTCCAGTTCCAACGCAGCTTCTTCGTAAAAGGTGGGTGATTGGAAGAGGCAGCCGTAAGTCCCTTCATCAGAGGGGGTGATGTTGTGTATCCTCAAGGAGACAGTCCCATTCGCAATACCGTCCTTCAGTAGCTTCGTCCTGCTTCGATACGGTGCGGTCTGCTGGCCAGCCTGATCTCTCCCATCCCGATAGAGATGGACAACTGCAGACAACGTGGATCGGAACCAGCGCACCTCCATGCTCTCGGCGCtcatgctgggggagaggtgacAGGGTAACAGAGCATCTTCTCCCACAAGGGCCCTGATGGGGCGATCGGGTCCAATCACCTTGAAACTCACTGTAGAAGGAACCAGGAGAAAAGAAGCTGTAGCCAAAGCGGAACTAGGAATACATCATGGCGATGGAAATGGGAatttactgtaatatttttatcagcAATGTGTGTCTCCCTGTCAGCCTCTGCATTGTTGTCCCCTGAATGCACAATGGTTCCATTGCCTCTCCAGGCAGATGGAAGGCATGGGGTGTCTGAAATATGTTGCCTCCTGGTTCCAGACcagaataattaaaatgaacTGAATACAACCTGCACCTGTGAATGCAGGACCAGCctggaagagaaaaaggaagagccGGGACTGGGACATCATCACGTAATGGCTGGGGAGCCAATGCAGGTTGGCTATATGAACTCAGCATGGTTTGGCAGCAGGAGAACAAGGGATGAGGGGTGTCAGGGAGCCTGTGTTAAGAACAGtgttcacagacacacagggccTTTCATTCAGGACTCAGAGaccaagggacagagagagagagagcccagatggATCCACACCAGCTTGGCTTGGCAGAGCCCTGGCTTCAGTCTCTATGAGCCTTGTTTTAACCTCTGCccctctgtgctaacctaaggattTCCCAACACTGTCTCCCAGTTGAGTAATAAACCCTATTCTGTAGtcactgggcagagctcaccATGAGAAACAGGAGAGCTAGAGCCCAGAGGCCGGTCTCAGAGGCACTGAGGCCAGGTGGCCTATCCTcttggaaaatgtgaccccttGAGGGCCTGGCATGCTGAAGGGGTCACTCCCAAGAGACTTTTcaaaggcagggcagagcacagaCATAGTGACAGTCATATCAATGGAAGGAATGTGATGCTGTGAGCCCTGAGAGGCTGGGGACTGAGCGTGGGACTAGAAGCCACGAACACCTGcatcctgttcccagctctgccactgactcggaGTGGCCTTGGCCCGTCATAGACAGATGGATTCTGGCCTCTGGCAGAGTAAAGGGGGTTGGGCAATTCCCCCTCTGCAGgagtggctcagggctggcatACTTGACCGTATCCTCAGAGCACCAAAGTGTGTCACATGGTGTGGCTGGAGCACTTGGCGTTCTGCCAatagcagggctgcagagcagctGTGGAGGTTGCTGCAAGCTAGAGCAACCCTAGGGGTGCTCTAATGGACACTGGGGGCTGTTGCAATCCCTGGAACAGCCCAGGATCCAGGAGATGCAAAGGTGGCTaaaagccaggctctctcctgggctgcacctcccgagaggcagaatttcatttttagaTTTGGCACAATATCTCCTTAAGGGCTAATTACATCTCGTAGGTGATCTTCTTACTGAGACCTTTACTACACTCttagggaaacattttaaaatgctccttctcCTAGAAATCAACTCCTCTTTTCTTGTCATTTTTTTCTGGCTTCCTATATCATATAAAGTGTTTGTCATTATTGTGCTCTACATTCCCCCTGCTTTCAGCCAGGTCTCAGAGTCAGGCGAAGCACTCAGAGGGACTGTAACTGATCATCTTAGCAGAATCactgctggttgaaattttttcatcaaaacattttttgaccAAATGTGGCTTTTTCAACAaagtgaaaattttcaatttcagtCAAAAATTTCCCTTCTTGTTGAAAaaccataaataaaaaaaattgcttgaaaactgaaatattttcaataaaaaatacattctcagtaagtatttttgttttacttcccaatttttggtggaaaaaaaaacctaaaaagaaTTGGTAGGAAATTTTGAAGAACAGTttaaatttccccctcccccccccacccatcaccAATAATTGGCCTTTTCAAACCACTTCTAATCAAACCTGATTCCGCCAGgtttcctcttttttaatttttgccatttgaaaatcaTCTTTGTAACTTTACGTAAATTCTCCCAGAGTTTGGAAGAGTGTGACCAAAGCCCTGCTGTGCCTTGGAGCTACTCCTTGTTTTCCCGCCCTCCCCACCTAGCCCCCACGCTCCCCCCAAGCTAGTCTGCCCTTTTCTTCTCGGCACCAGagctgaaatcttggccccactggcGCCGGTGGGAGGATTATTACCACGTGTTACCCCGTATCTCCACTACCCAGCTCTCCCCCACGTGGTGAACACTCAGACTCATCCTTGGCCCCCGTAACTCTCCACTGTGTTTCTGGACAGAGGTTTCTAGTTGCTAAGGGCAGGGCCAGGATATGGGCACAGTTTCTAGTTGTTGGGGGCCATTCTACGGAACTGACTGTCCCAGCAAGCAGGACCCAGCTATATATCCCCTCTGCCCCTAGGAGCAGGACACGTCCCACTGAACCAGGAATCAATCAGCCTCAGGGGGACATTTCTGGGCACAGCCACCACATGCTACCCAATGGGGACTTGCTGTGGGGGCCTCTTGTAGGCCACAAGACCCATTTATTGCCCAATGCTCCCTGGCTTCTCTGCCCACCAGCTGCCACCTTTGCTGCTCTGCTCATAATCCCCGAGTTCCCTCAGACAGAGCTCAGGCTGGGGGCCTAGCTTTCCCCAGCACAGCCGCTGGCTCCTGTGGGAGAGAGACTAGGCCCTAAAGCCCCAGGAATCCTACCTGAGTCCAGCCGCTGAACgtggagagaaaggagggaaatggtgaAGGCAAGCAGCGGCAGTGACCTCACGGAGCCAGGGGACATCGGGGAATCCTCCATCTCCCTGATGTCCAGACGACCACACAAGCCCTGGGCGAGCGAGTCGGTGAGCGAGACCTGCGATCCAGGACATGAGAGTGGTAAATGGGCAGAGCTGGTGCAACCATGCTGACCCCACTGGGCGCTGGAGTGCGACAAGCCCACATTCAGGCCAGACCTTTCAGAGGGGCCCAGCACCTGCCGctgaggccagattttccaacGGGCTCAGTGCGCCAGGCGCACAGAAAGTGCTGAGTTCTGCTAACAGTCTGGCCCAAACCCAGGCCAGCTCCAGCACTGGCACAGGAATAAACTCGCTCTTAAAGGAACGATTTCTAGATAGGTCCCAGAACGACTGGCTGAAAGCTCCTGACCCCCGGCCTGCACGTGCCCTCAGCCCAGGGAACTCCGTGCTGGTTCGGAACTGCAGCCCTGAGCTACAAAGAGGGcttggggggtggcgggggtctTTCTTAAACCACACACAtggcagccccctctgccactcCTTATGGCAGGGGGCCCTGCTgccacccagctgcagctcatAGGGGGAGGAGTTGTTCTCCcagcctccatccctgcccatctgggaAGGGGACTCCAGACTGCCAAAAGGGGAGTCCCCGGGTCTCCCCCATTTGCCGCCACTTGCTGCTGAGGAGGAAGTGGCCGGACAGTGGATTGTCAGTCCCTGGAATGGGGAGAACCGAGAGGGGCGCAGCCAGAGgtctgtgtccagaagaggatgccGCAGTCCTGGGGGTgacatgggtcctggagcagaagtgatggtggcGAGCCATCACCAAATAAAGGCGCACTGGCTAAccaagctaattcccaagacagccagcaggaggtgccacagtggtgagtccAAACTGTGTCAGTCTCTCTTGCAGGATCTGAGGTTTTTGCAAGTGGAAtcaggataaaaatgcaagaaagaaTGTAGGAGCGGGTGGAAGTGGGTATTGTGGGACAGGATGGGAGCGGGATTTTAAAGATagtcccacgcagggctctagcTCCAGGCAGGCGAGCAGGAACCACAGGATCTGTTCCCCAGTCAAGTAGCTTTCATGTTGAAGGAGTGCCTTTGAGAGGCAGTGACAAGGGCAGAGTGCACACAGAAAGGGGCATTTCTGCATGGCTAAtactcctggctgggagctttgggggctggggctcaggtccACTGCAATGAGCATTGGGCACTAACGCCATCAGGCTCCTTTAGAGATCTCAGTCCCACAGTTGAGAGGCGAGCCCCCCTTGACTCACCCCTTACTCTGAGCAACAAGAGGGCGATTCACCCTGTGCTGGTGCTGAGCCCAGGGCAGAGGcccaaaggaaagaaagcaaggcaccttcctgaccccagaGCTGCCAGGGGCTGGTTTGAAGCAGCCTATAGTCTGTTCTGGTGCAGGATTGTCCATCACACCCCAGTCTGCCCCTGGCATGCCCCATGCACCCTGCACTGCTATGGGTGGTGATGCAGAGTTGGCT
Proteins encoded in this region:
- the LOC135978140 gene encoding butyrophilin subfamily 1 member A1-like, yielding MEDSPMSPGSVRSLPLLAFTISLLSLHVQRLDSVSFKVIGPDRPIRALVGEDALLPCHLSPSMSAESMEVRWFRSTLSAVVHLYRDGRDQAGQQTAPYRSRTKLLKDGIANGTVSLRIHNITPSDEGTYGCLFQSPTFYEEAALELEVAGLGSTPHLSVDGYQDGGIHVVCESAGWYPKPQVLWRDLSGQRLAPVMEKISQQADRLFDTHTAAVIRDASNQNLSCSVLNPRLGQERTATMHIAGPGPAFGKMAPWLALSVTLAGVVFLSLLASYCFWKQHRAKDTQQAELKKEIRKSLAELGWSKVRKNAVNVILDPDTAHPSLVVSENGRSVKWRGLQQDVTDNPKRFDSETCVLGLEGFTSGRHSWEVDVRGGRAWAVGVAGESVRRKGWISFAPEERIWAMDQCGSHYQACTSPDTLLPLTWSPGKIGVYLDYEQGLVSFYQPGTEAPIFTFTSSFTGQLHPFFWVYSPITLCS